A portion of the Flavobacterium limnophilum genome contains these proteins:
- a CDS encoding YeeE/YedE family protein: MNVIFQTWPWYVSGFLIGMIMLCLIYFGKVFGMSSNLSTLCSMTGIGKKVAFFEFDWKQQRWNLLVVLGSMLGGFVAVQFMGDASNVDINPKTIAQLAQLGIDAPNGKLLPDTLFGNDVFQSPKMIFILIIGGILIGFGTRYASGCTSGHAISGLSNLQFKSLKAVIGFFIGGLIMSHFILPLIF, encoded by the coding sequence ATGAATGTTATTTTTCAAACTTGGCCTTGGTATGTTTCAGGTTTTTTGATAGGAATGATAATGCTTTGCCTGATTTATTTCGGGAAAGTATTTGGGATGTCGTCTAATTTGAGCACTTTGTGTTCGATGACGGGAATAGGGAAAAAAGTGGCTTTTTTTGAATTTGATTGGAAACAACAACGCTGGAATTTGTTGGTGGTTTTGGGCTCAATGTTGGGAGGTTTTGTTGCGGTACAATTTATGGGAGATGCCTCCAATGTGGACATCAATCCCAAAACGATTGCCCAACTTGCCCAACTGGGAATTGATGCTCCAAACGGAAAATTGTTGCCGGATACTTTATTCGGGAACGATGTTTTCCAATCTCCAAAAATGATTTTTATATTGATTATTGGTGGAATTTTAATTGGTTTTGGCACGCGTTACGCCAGCGGATGTACTTCGGGACACGCCATTTCTGGATTGAGCAATTTGCAATTCAAGTCCTTGAAAGCCGTTATTGGATTTTTCATCGGCGGATTGATTATGAGTCATTTTATTTTACCCTTAATTTTTTAA
- a CDS encoding 2-dehydro-3-deoxyphosphooctonate aldolase — protein sequence MKKIIYFIALLLIATSCISTKSTLKNVDDNAPTPQLKDNTTFIITEYSKDKRYGYDKNYPINIFYGTTKNETINQQRFLNALAGPKGQKITYTKLESCCPFPTKRSDMGAGLLDVYELRWEGQKNPITLYLNIYEKGVLMVPVGLTLKKN from the coding sequence ATGAAAAAAATAATTTATTTTATTGCTTTACTGCTCATAGCAACATCATGCATCAGCACCAAATCAACCTTAAAAAACGTCGATGACAATGCTCCAACTCCCCAATTAAAGGACAACACCACTTTTATCATTACGGAATACAGCAAAGACAAAAGATATGGTTACGACAAAAATTATCCCATCAATATTTTTTATGGAACCACCAAAAACGAAACCATAAACCAACAACGATTCTTGAATGCCTTGGCTGGACCAAAAGGCCAAAAAATCACTTATACCAAACTGGAAAGTTGTTGTCCATTTCCAACAAAAAGAAGCGATATGGGAGCCGGTCTTTTGGATGTGTATGAATTGAGATGGGAAGGTCAAAAAAACCCGATTACCCTATATTTGAACATCTACGAAAAAGGAGTTCTGATGGTTCCCGTGGGATTGACCTTGAAAAAAAATTAA
- the kdsA gene encoding 3-deoxy-8-phosphooctulonate synthase yields the protein MNIKHIPQIKHVDSGNFFLLAGPCAIEGEEMAIRIAEKLVGITDKLEIPFVFKGSFKKANRSRIDSFSGIGDEKALRILRKISETFGVPTVTDIHTNEDAVMAAEYVDVLQIPAFLVRQTDLVVAAANTGKVVNLKKGQFMSPESMKHAVQKVLDCNNQNVMVTDRGTMFGYQDMIVDFRGIPTMQQYATTVLDVTHSLQQPNQTAGVTGGRPDMIETIAKAGIAVGVDGIFIETHFDPANAKSDGANMLHLDYFEALMTKLVAIRKTINQF from the coding sequence ATGAATATCAAACATATTCCACAAATCAAACATGTTGATAGTGGCAACTTCTTTCTATTGGCTGGACCTTGTGCTATCGAAGGCGAAGAAATGGCGATACGAATTGCCGAAAAACTGGTTGGAATTACCGACAAACTAGAAATCCCTTTCGTTTTTAAAGGTTCGTTCAAGAAAGCCAATCGCTCCAGAATAGACAGTTTTTCAGGAATTGGAGACGAAAAAGCCTTACGGATACTTCGCAAAATCTCGGAAACTTTTGGTGTTCCCACCGTTACCGACATTCACACCAATGAAGATGCCGTAATGGCTGCAGAATATGTTGATGTGTTGCAAATTCCTGCTTTCTTGGTGCGTCAAACCGACTTGGTCGTGGCTGCCGCCAATACCGGAAAAGTCGTGAACCTCAAAAAAGGACAATTCATGAGTCCGGAAAGCATGAAACACGCCGTACAAAAAGTATTGGATTGCAACAACCAAAACGTGATGGTTACCGATCGCGGCACCATGTTTGGCTACCAAGACATGATTGTTGATTTCCGCGGAATTCCAACGATGCAACAGTATGCAACGACTGTTCTTGACGTAACCCATTCCTTGCAACAACCCAACCAAACTGCGGGCGTGACTGGCGGAAGACCCGACATGATTGAAACCATTGCCAAAGCCGGAATTGCCGTGGGCGTGGATGGAATTTTCATCGAAACCCATTTTGATCCTGCCAATGCCAAAAGCGACGGTGCCAATATGCTGCATTTGGATTATTTCGAAGCCTTGATGACCAAGTTGGTGGCCATCAGAAAAACCATCAATCAATTTTAA
- a CDS encoding YiiX family permuted papain-like enzyme: protein MKKTKYIFGIVTLLMSFGCALFISNSVFGKILFSKRNPTTINGLDKIQEGDMIFQTSQSKQCEAVRIATNSKFSHCGIVFTEKGKKYVFEAVQPVKHTPLEDWITHGKENHFVVTRLKNAAKLLKPETIQKMKDYGKGLNNKDYDLYFEWSDEKIYCSELIWKIYKNGAGIELCPLQKLKDFNLKEPRVQAILAERYGNAIPFEESVVAPSDLENSKIVTTIIDTY, encoded by the coding sequence ATGAAAAAGACAAAGTACATTTTTGGCATAGTTACATTATTGATGAGTTTTGGATGTGCTTTATTCATTTCTAACTCTGTTTTTGGGAAAATCCTATTTTCCAAAAGAAATCCAACAACAATAAATGGATTAGATAAAATACAAGAAGGCGACATGATTTTCCAAACTTCCCAATCCAAACAATGTGAAGCTGTTCGGATAGCGACCAATTCCAAATTTTCTCATTGCGGAATTGTTTTTACCGAGAAGGGCAAAAAATATGTTTTTGAAGCGGTTCAGCCCGTAAAACACACGCCACTTGAAGATTGGATTACCCACGGAAAAGAAAACCATTTTGTGGTAACCCGATTGAAAAATGCGGCTAAACTTTTGAAACCAGAGACAATTCAAAAGATGAAGGACTATGGAAAAGGTTTGAACAACAAAGACTATGACCTATATTTTGAATGGTCAGATGAAAAAATATATTGCTCCGAATTAATCTGGAAAATATATAAAAATGGAGCAGGAATCGAATTGTGTCCGCTTCAAAAATTGAAAGATTTTAATCTGAAAGAACCAAGAGTTCAAGCTATATTAGCAGAAAGATATGGAAATGCAATTCCATTTGAAGAAAGTGTAGTGGCTCCATCAGATCTTGAAAATTCTAAAATTGTAACAACCATAATTGATACTTACTAA
- a CDS encoding winged helix-turn-helix domain-containing protein yields the protein MKNIIQNINKAFDHRIRLGIMSILMVNESADFSTLKELLGVTDGNLASHAKALELENYIAIEKQFIGKKPNTSYRATKEGRGAFQDHIEALEKLIQKR from the coding sequence TTGAAAAACATCATCCAAAATATCAACAAAGCATTCGATCATCGTATTCGACTGGGTATCATGTCAATTTTGATGGTGAATGAATCTGCCGATTTCAGTACGCTGAAAGAACTTTTGGGCGTTACCGACGGGAATTTGGCCAGTCATGCCAAAGCATTGGAACTCGAAAACTATATCGCCATCGAAAAACAATTCATCGGCAAAAAACCGAATACCAGTTACAGGGCCACCAAGGAAGGGAGAGGCGCCTTCCAAGACCATATTGAAGCCCTTGAAAAATTAATACAAAAACGATAG
- the creD gene encoding cell envelope integrity protein CreD: protein METPENEKETSFFQSNTAKMIMVGLLTFVLLIPLEFVKNLITERSQRQEEVIGEINDKWGGNVFLYGPILKVPYTYYEETVSINEKTKETVKQRKAYTNYAYFFPEELKAKSNVTTKVLNRNNYESVVFSSKMKFEGNYIHPDFSSKNIANEDIQWNKATILIQTTNLKSIKDEVKINFGNTNLTFEPVYNSNSKETTEALETGYIDLGKILNQGKTAFRFDITYNGSQQLKIVPIGKTTQLNMESNWASPSFTGNFLPDDKTKQISANGFVANWKILHINRAFSQQTFNNLPDLSQYAFGVDFVIPVNQYQQNERASKYGFLVIGLTFLIFFLIQSISKIKIHIFQYTMIGLALIMFYTLLISITEHSSFMKAYIIAGISVITLITLYSISILKNRKFPMFIAASLGSLYTFLYVIIQLENYALLVGSIGLFAILAAVMYFSRKIDWSNGNS from the coding sequence ATGGAAACACCCGAAAATGAAAAAGAAACCAGTTTCTTCCAATCCAACACCGCCAAAATGATTATGGTGGGCTTGCTGACATTCGTTTTACTTATTCCGCTCGAATTTGTAAAAAACCTGATTACCGAAAGGTCGCAACGACAAGAGGAAGTCATAGGCGAAATCAACGATAAATGGGGAGGAAACGTCTTCCTTTATGGCCCAATTTTGAAAGTTCCCTACACCTATTATGAAGAAACAGTTTCCATCAACGAAAAAACAAAAGAAACCGTAAAGCAAAGAAAAGCCTACACCAATTATGCCTACTTTTTCCCGGAAGAACTCAAGGCAAAATCGAATGTAACCACCAAAGTCCTGAACAGGAACAATTATGAATCGGTGGTTTTTAGTTCCAAAATGAAGTTTGAGGGCAATTATATCCATCCGGATTTCAGCAGCAAAAACATTGCAAACGAAGATATCCAGTGGAACAAAGCCACCATTTTGATACAAACCACCAATTTGAAAAGCATCAAGGACGAGGTAAAAATCAATTTTGGAAACACGAATTTGACCTTTGAACCCGTGTACAATTCCAACTCAAAAGAAACTACCGAAGCTTTGGAAACCGGCTATATTGATTTGGGCAAAATCCTGAATCAAGGAAAAACCGCCTTCCGTTTCGACATCACTTACAACGGAAGCCAACAATTAAAAATAGTTCCCATCGGGAAAACCACGCAGTTGAACATGGAATCCAATTGGGCATCGCCAAGTTTTACGGGCAATTTCCTTCCGGATGACAAAACCAAACAAATTAGCGCCAATGGATTTGTGGCCAATTGGAAAATCCTGCACATCAACAGGGCTTTTTCGCAACAAACGTTCAATAATTTGCCTGATTTAAGCCAATATGCTTTTGGCGTTGATTTCGTGATTCCCGTTAACCAATACCAGCAAAACGAGCGCGCCTCGAAATACGGTTTCTTGGTGATTGGCCTAACCTTCCTGATTTTCTTCCTGATACAATCCATAAGCAAAATCAAGATTCACATCTTCCAATACACGATGATTGGACTGGCTCTCATCATGTTTTACACCCTGCTGATTTCGATTACGGAACACAGCAGTTTCATGAAAGCCTACATCATTGCCGGAATTTCGGTAATTACATTGATAACGCTTTACTCGATTTCTATTTTGAAAAACAGGAAGTTCCCAATGTTTATTGCGGCTTCGCTCGGCTCTTTATACACTTTCCTTTATGTAATCATCCAGTTGGAAAACTATGCTCTGTTAGTGGGAAGCATTGGATTGTTTGCCATTCTTGCCGCCGTGATGTATTTTTCCAGAAAGATTGACTGGAGCAACGGCAATTCTTAG
- a CDS encoding tetratricopeptide repeat protein — MKNLQKTTFFFFLLIISCKDEVNSVFPLTDYDTEMEMERVSKEMQNFEDVINKLYRESEKEPKKVLSKIDSLSKANEIEKDKYKSQIKENIAEDLRYFKAELLYNIGEYEKSIQELKNDQNGYNDISIALVCNYVKLKKFDKAKLILDSIPNYTFNTFIYANFYENIGNKKEALDIYKTIQKDKGINHFVYYKLAVDRIKELEKDNPILLNSVYFQTGRPDFEVCDADNKNRTKIMKLISELPEVTNLVNWNSTEIFEAPKDNDKNYYWIKVSDDEGEKFNFFVYQKTFEIKYYEKKNETILSLEQWRKQK; from the coding sequence ATGAAAAACCTACAAAAAACAACATTTTTCTTTTTCTTACTTATCATTTCTTGTAAAGATGAAGTTAATTCTGTCTTTCCCTTAACTGATTATGACACAGAAATGGAAATGGAAAGAGTATCAAAAGAAATGCAAAATTTTGAAGATGTTATAAATAAATTATATAGGGAATCTGAAAAAGAACCTAAAAAAGTTCTTTCAAAAATAGATAGTTTATCTAAAGCAAACGAAATTGAAAAAGATAAATATAAATCTCAAATAAAAGAAAATATTGCAGAAGATTTAAGATATTTTAAAGCCGAATTACTTTATAACATTGGCGAATATGAAAAATCTATTCAGGAATTAAAGAATGATCAAAACGGTTATAATGATATTTCAATAGCATTGGTTTGCAATTATGTAAAACTAAAGAAATTTGATAAAGCAAAATTAATTTTAGACAGTATACCAAATTATACATTTAATACTTTTATTTATGCAAATTTCTATGAAAATATTGGTAATAAAAAAGAAGCTTTGGATATTTATAAAACAATTCAGAAAGATAAAGGAATTAATCATTTCGTATATTACAAACTTGCTGTTGATAGAATTAAAGAACTTGAAAAAGACAATCCAATCTTATTAAATAGTGTGTACTTTCAAACTGGAAGACCTGATTTTGAAGTTTGTGATGCAGACAATAAAAATAGAACAAAAATAATGAAACTGATTAGCGAACTTCCTGAAGTAACAAATTTAGTGAATTGGAATTCGACCGAAATCTTTGAAGCACCAAAAGATAATGACAAAAATTATTACTGGATTAAGGTAAGTGATGATGAAGGTGAAAAATTTAATTTTTTTGTTTATCAAAAGACATTTGAAATAAAATACTATGAGAAAAAAAATGAAACTATTTTGAGTTTGGAACAATGGCGAAAACAGAAATAG
- a CDS encoding type II toxin-antitoxin system VapC family toxin produces the protein MQYLLDTNICVFFLRGKLNLDEIIKQKGKENCFVSEITIFELRFGAENNENPTKSHKAVDLFASGISIIPIYGSIKKYAKEKVRLRKIGKPINDEFDLLIGVSAVDNKLTLVTDNGKDFENIEGIKIENWFRK, from the coding sequence ATGCAATATTTACTCGATACAAATATTTGTGTTTTCTTTTTACGAGGTAAATTAAACTTGGACGAAATTATCAAACAAAAAGGTAAAGAAAATTGTTTTGTATCAGAAATAACAATTTTCGAACTTCGTTTTGGAGCAGAAAACAATGAGAATCCAACCAAATCACACAAAGCCGTGGATTTATTTGCTAGTGGTATATCCATAATTCCTATCTATGGCTCGATTAAAAAATATGCCAAAGAAAAAGTACGTTTAAGGAAAATTGGAAAACCAATAAATGATGAATTTGATTTACTAATTGGAGTTTCTGCCGTTGATAATAAATTAACCCTGGTTACCGATAATGGAAAAGATTTTGAAAATATTGAAGGAATTAAAATTGAAAATTGGTTTAGAAAGTAA